Proteins from a single region of Engystomops pustulosus chromosome 5, aEngPut4.maternal, whole genome shotgun sequence:
- the THOC1 gene encoding THO complex subunit 1, with protein MSPPLFSLPEARSKLTSATREAVPSKNIKHLLSVFSQVPGSENEKKLTLDQVFRVVLEEEIINHASCETCLAIISLAISGVTEGLCTATTPFVLLGDVLDCLPLDLCDKIFTFVEKNVGTWKSNTFYSAGKNYLLRMCNDLLRRLSKSQNTVFCGRIQLFLARLFPLSEKSGLNLQSQFNLENVTVFNVNEQESTLGQKQTEDREDGMEIEEGEMGDDEVPNNNSSIPIDYNLYRKFWSLQDFFRNPVQCYDKGSWKVFLKFSEEVLQVFKSYKLDDTQASRKKIEELKSGGEHVYFAKFLTSEKLMDLQLSDSNFRRHILVQYLILFQYLKGQVKFKSSNYVLLEEQSAWIEETTKLVHQLLCEAPSAGDKFSKMVEHILSTEENWNAWKNEGCPSYVKERQPDSKPLKMARKRPAPEDFLGKGPNKKILMGNEELTRLWNLCPDNIEACKSETREFMPSLEQFFEEAMEQADPENMVEDEYKVVNNSNYGWRALRLLARRSPHFFQPTNQQFKSLPEYLENMVIKIAKELPPPSEEIKTGEDEEDDEDNESLLKENNESPDVQHQKVVTGELIESLANKLGEQWKTLAPHLEMKDSDIQGIESDSEDVKMRAKLLLVAWQDREAAHATVENLVAALNQAHLNELAENLCNYNENGT; from the exons ATGTCTCCGCCGTTGTTTAGCCTTCCGGAGGCGAGAAGTAAACTCACT AGCGCCACCAGGGAGGCTGTGCCCAGCAAGAACATCAAGCATCTCCTGAGTGTGTTCAGCCAAGTCCCTGGAAG CGAGAATGAGAAGAAGCTGACCCTGGACCAAGTCTTCAGAGTTGTACTGGAGGAGGAAATT ataAATCACGCATCATGTGAGACCTGCCTTGCCATTATTTCCCTAGCCATCAGTGGAGTTACAGAAG GCCTATGCACAGCTACCACACCATTTGTGCTGCTGGGAGATGTCCTTGATTGCCTCCCTCTAGATCTCTGCGATAAAATATTCACGTTTGTGGAGAAAAATGTTGGAACCTGGAAATCT AATACCTTTTACTCGGCTGGAAAGAATTACTTGTTACGGATGTGTAATG ATCTCTTAAGACGACTCTCTAAATCTCAAAATACTGTGTTTTGTGGAAGAATTCAGCTGTTCCTTGCACGCTTGTTTCCGCTCTCGGAGAAATCTG GATTGAATTTGCAAAGTCAATTTAACTTGGAGAATGTCACAGTGTTTAATGTCAATGAACAGGAGAGCACTCTGGGGCAAAAA CAAACAGAAGATAGAGAAGATGGAATGGAGATTGAAGAAGGTGAAATGGGAGATGATGAGGTGCCTAACAACAACTC TTCTATTCCCATCGATTACAACCTGTACAGGAAATTCTGGTCTCTGCAGGACTTCTTCAGGAATCCTGTTCAATGTTATGACAAAGGTTCTTGGAAAGTCTTCCTCAAG TTCTCAGAAGAAGTTCTGCAAGTGTTTAAAAGTTACAAGCTGGATGATACACAAGCCTCAAGGAAAAAAATTGAAGAACTGAAATCTGGGGGTGAACATGTTTACTTTGCCAAGTTCCTGACTAGTGAAAAG TTGATGGATTTGCAGTTGAGTGACAGCAACTTTCGTCGTCATATATTGGTCCAGTATCTCATATTGTTCCAATACCTGAAAGGCCAGGTGAAGTTTAAAAG CTCTAACTATGTCTTGCTGGAGGAGCAGTCCGCTTGGATTGAGGAAACTACCAAACTGGTTCACCAG TTACTCTGTGAAGCCCCATCTGCTGGAGACAAGTTTTCCAAAATGGTGGAG CACATACTCAGCACTGAAGAAAACTGGAACGCGTGGAAGAATGAAGGATGCCCCAGTTATGTTAAAGAAAG ACAACCAGACAGTAAACCATTGAAAATGGCAAGGAAACGGCCGGCCCCTGAGGATTTCCTGGGCAAAGGTCCAAATAAAAAGATCTTAATGGGAAA TGAGGAGTTAACAAGGCTTTGGAATCTATGCCCTGACAATATAGAAGCCTGCAAGTCAGAAACCAG AGAGTTTATGCCGTCTTTGGAACAATTCTTTGAAGAGGCAATGGAACAAGCTGATCCTGAAAACATGGTGGAAGATGAATACAA AGTGGTAAATAACTCCAATTACGGTTGGCGAGCGCTGCGACTTTTGGCCCGTAGAAGCCCCCACTTTTTCCAACCTACCAACCAGCAGTTTAAGAGCTTACCAGAATACCTGGAGAACATGGTGATCAAGATAGCCAAAGAATTACCA CCCCCTTCAGAGGAAATAAAAACAGGTGAAGATGAGGAGGACGATGAAGATAACGAATCGTTGTTGAAGGAAAACAATGAAA GCCCAGATGTTCAGCATCAGAAGGTAGTCACTGGAGAACTAATAGAGTCCCTTGCTAATAAATTAGGAGAACAGTGGAAGACATTGGCCCCACACTTAGAAATGAAAGACTCGGACATTCAAGGCATTGAATCTGACAGTGAGGATGTAAAGATGAGGGCTAAGCTCCTGCTGGTCGCTTGGCAGGATCGCGAGGCTGCCCATGCTACTGTTGAGAATCTTGTGGCCGCTCTgaatcaggctcatttgaatgaaCTGGCAGAAAATCTGTGCAATTACAATGAGAATGGCACATAA